The sequence ACACAACTCTCAAGTGAGTGATACACATTCACTTCTAAATAACTTTCGgacattaccccccccccccctcttctagTACTCGTGAAGAAATCACTTCATGGTATACTTGACGAGAGAAGGAACAACTGGCAAGAAGGTGTTGCATATCCTTAGGAACCTGGTCGCATAACACACACCACTCTTCACGAGGAAGGTCACTACTAGCAAGACGGTCCGCGTTTCAACATCGATCTTGTAGGGCTAGTTAGGTGAACAATTTGATGCAGAGAGGCGCCAGGTCTCTAATTGGTGCCCCAATGGGTGTCCGGGTGAAGCCTTGAAAGAGGCCAAGGTAGCACAATTTGGTAGAATAGATACCAGAATCTGTCCAATGCAATCACAGCGTGTTCGAACCGTCGGTGAGTCGAATGTGGCAGAGTTGGCACCAAAGCCCCACAAATTACACCAAGGCGCCGGGCTCAAGTGCACCATGAATATCTTGCACCTAGGCGCGATCGGCCAGCCCCTGGTGTACAATGCAGTCTCGGTGCCTCCGCTTAGGAATATGGGCGTAGACCAGCGGCGCCAACTCCGCGATAGACTTCCCATTAACCCACGGGCCAGTCCACGAGCTAACTTCGTGATAGACTTCCCATTAGCCCCCAGCGACCAAGAAGTCGATGCCCTGGAGAAATGGAGGGCCTCTGCAtcagcgggaggggggggggggaggtgactCCATGAACAGGAGGGGTCAGTGCGTTTGCAGCCGGAGCCAGTGCATCAGCAAGGCCATCCTTGGGtgatgcaaccgaggaagtttggTCGCCAAGGAATTTAATGCTAAAATGTGCGGTAACTACTTGTAAGTCGTAATCAGCCCACATAAGCTTTGATATTGGGATGTTGTTTAACAGGTGACGttgtttctgtttttaaaatagaAAAGGGAACATATTTGGCACTAAAGTTTTTTGTGCTTAGGATATTAATAATTCCAAGTGAGTTGCAGAATCTTTTTCTTCCTCTTGAAATTAGGCAATCATTTACCTTTATCATTTTATAAATCCACTGGATAAATACTATAACTCCCCCACTCTTCCCTTATTTCAAATAAATCCTTATTACTCACTTTGTTTTTATTTACTGCACATATTAGCTTTGATTGAAGCCAAACTTAATAAAACTTGATCAAGTTTGCAGAAAACAATATGACCATTTAGAGTGATAAATTTATATGACGTGAAAATATATGCAATGATGAATCCAATGGTATTGATTTGGTGTTGTATATGTTACTAATATATTTTTCTACATACTTGTTGAAAGTATATAAATTTTGGCTTTAGACAGATCTAATATGGGGAGTAAATAAAAAGAGTACATTAgataaaaaaatgaagaaaaagaatATTCTTCCTGAGCAGGGAATATCCCTCTGAATCAAGTGGAGCGTGACCGCGCGAGACATATGTCTTTTCCATAAACACCCCTACGTTTTCTTGGTTGTACAGGTTAGTAGCATCTTCCAGAACCCAAATTGCGCTCCAGCGGAAAGAAAGCGATGCCAAAAACATGACCACACCGCACTCAAGAGAGTGAGCCATAATTTGTCCATAGATTAATGTAGAGCAGTACGGATGCAGTACTATCCGAACTCAAggcacaacagcagcagcagcaactctcTTCTCTTCATTTCTTTTCTGCCGTCGAAAAGAAAACCAAAACCATGGGCGGGCGGGCGGCCGTCCCGTGGACATTTTGGTCATCTTCCTTCATTGGTCTCAGGTGTTACCTCCACCTCGGCCGAGGGCAGGCGCTACTCCGACAGGTGCTACCTATCCACATCTCCATCTTTCTccatcccccctcccccccccccgctccaCACCCACCTTCCTCCGTACCTTCCCCCACCCCCAGCCACCACCGGTCGTCGCCTCTCCTCTCCCCCCCCGCCGCCCGGATCAGGAACGATCGCACCGTGCGGCCGCCTCCCGCCCCGCGCGCGGATCATCCTACCATGCTGAGGCGCTGCGCCCCATACCGACCCCACAGGGCCGCCGCCGCACCGCGCCTCCCGATCCCCGGCGGCCACCCCTACCTCGccgtcctctccttcctcttcatcCCGACCTAAGCTCCAAGCCTCGCCGACAGGCCGGCCCTCGCCTGGTGTCTCTCTCGGCGccgagctgcctgcctgcctgcctggtggAATCGTCAGCCGCTCCAATCGACCCCGCGATGAGCGAGGAGGAGGCGCAGAGGTACGGCGGCGGGACCGGCGGCGGGGGCGTCGGGGCGCTGTCCGTGGATCTGCTGGGCCAGGTGCTCGACCGCGTGCTGGAGCGGCGGGAccgcaaggcttgccgcctcgtcAGCCGCGCCTTCGCGCGCGCCGAGGCCGCGCACCGCCGGGTTCTGCGGGTGCTCCGCCGGGAGCCGCTCCCTCGCCTACTCCGCGCCTTCCCTGCGCTCGAGCGGCTCGATCTCTCAGCCTGCGCCTCGCTCGACGACGCGTCTCTTGCAGCCGCTTTGGCCGGCGCGGACCTCGGCACCGTCCGACAGGTCTGCCTGGCGCGGGCCAGCGGAGTGGGCTGGCGCGGGCTGGAAGCCCTGGTGGCCGCCTGCCCCAGGCTCGAGGCAGTCGATCTGTCGCACTGCGTCGGTGCTGGGGATAGGGAGGCTGCCGCGCTGGCCACGGCTTCCGGGCTGAGGGAGCTGAATCTGGAAAAGTGCCTGGGCGTCACTGACATGGGACTCGCCAAGGTAGCCGTGGGGTGCCCCAGACTGGAGAATCTGAGCTTCAAGTGGTGCCGTGAAATCTCTGACATCGGTGTCGATCTGCTTGTGAAGAAGTGCCGTGAGCTCCGCAGCCTTAACATCTCATACCTAAAGGTTATACTCCCATATGAGCTGTTGAACTCTTCGCTTTATGCAGTGGAAAGGTCTATGTTCGGCCGTTCGGGATAGGACTAGAACCCTTGATAAACAGGAGAAATGATGTGGCGACGAATACAGAGTAAAGTGGAACTTTGATGTTTATTGATTGCTTTTAGACCCAGAAGATGTCAAAGACATTTAGGGTATTGGACCATTGGACTTATTGGGTGGTTCATCCAGTTTAGAGATTGATGCATTTGTTAGGTGTCTTTTAGGGTACTATGGGTCAACTTATGCTAACACCTTTGGAAGAATGCCGCTGGAATAGGAAACATTCTTACATATCTGTTCTGTTAGCTAGCATATAGGCTTTTAGGAAAACTCGTAACCTCTTGGATCGCACTTTAGTTTCATCTTCCTTCCCAAGAAAAGTTCAAATTTGGTGCCAGATGGCAAAAGTACATTTGAAAAAATTGTACCGTGTCATAGGTACTGGTATGTATTGTAGGAGTTAGGTGGAAAAGATGGATTTTGACCTGGACTAGTTCTCGGTCCTTTTGACTAGGAAATTATGATGCGTTGGTTGAAGTTTACCTCCATATATGTTGAATCTGAATCTGTTAGACTTGACTCATTTTATGGAGTGCACTCATTATATCTTGGTGCACGTATTTTggtcaacaacaacaaagccttttgtCCCAAGCAATTTGGGGTAGGCTAGAGATGAAACCCAACAGAAAACCGTGAGAACccaaaagagaagagagaaagtaaAAGTAAACAAAATAAATCAAGGTTCTGGTACATGGATTACTGATTTCCATCATGCCATGAAGTCCTGTCAAGAACCAAATCCCTGGGTATATCCCAATCCTTCAAGCCTCTTTTTATCGCCTCCCCCCATATCAACTTTGGTTGCCCCTACCCCTCCTAGTATTTTCAATACTCTAAGAATAGTATTTTGGTCACTTAAGAGAAATTGTACTTTGGGTACTTCCCTACCCCTCCTGGTATTTTCAATACTCTAAGAATAGTATTTTGGTCACTTAAGAGAAATTGTATTTTGGGTACTTCTTCTGTCATGGAACTGAAAGGAACTGCATGTGTCGTGTCATTGTGCCATGCTGTTCAGTATTACTCCCTCCTTAtcaaaatataagactttttttGACACTATCAAAAACTTTAGTATAATACCCTTTCCAGCCGACCCTTTTGGCATGCTGCTGCTGGAAAGGGGTCAGTTTGGGTAAAAAAAATCTTGGTAATTGAGTGGGGGAGACTAGGCAGAACCACAGGATAGACTACCCAAATGTACCTTTGGTCTTCATCTCTTGCAGTTTGTAAGAAATTGCACCATTAAATGGTTTGTCATATTATTGGTGACTTTGATGCATCTTAGGGAATGCTATTGGAATGAGTAGACATGGCTGCATCCATTTGGCATATGGTGTATGTTTTGGAATCCATGTTAACAAGTTTAATGCACGTCCAACGAAAATCTTAAATCGCCGAGGAAAGTTTTTTCCAACATAATTTTACTTCGACACATGGCACCATTGTAACGTGAGGACTGAGGAGGTATCCCTTTTAGGGGAAATTGTGAAGTCCTCATGCGTACAGAAAATATACTAATTTCTTGCGCTGTGATAATCTATATAATAATAATATGCTACTGAAAGGAAGTAGCATTTGTTAATCAATTAATGGTGCAATTTCTTACAAACCATTTAATAATATGCATCAAAGTATTAATGTGAGGAGTATAATCTAGTATTTTGTCAACATTTGGTTAGTTCTGAATTTCATCTACTACTGAAAGGAAGTAGCAGCAATTTAAACCTGAAAGTGTATATTTGTTTACTGCTGTTGGAAATTATCTCGATAATGGTTTGAACATACTCACGAGCAAATTGCTTCCTACTCAAGGTATTAGTTTGGTTCCATCTAAAATTTTGGAAATCACTTCTTTTTGTGAATTGTACATATGATTTAATTAATTTTCCTTTTCTGTTGCAGGTGAGCAATGAGTCCCTTAGATCAATATCGACACTTGAGAAGCTTGAGGAGTTGGCCATGGTTGCTTGCTCATGTATAGACGATGAAGGCCTGGAATTGCTTAGCAGAGGAAGTAACTCATTGCAGGTATATGGATTATTATTGTAGTCTCATGTAGGGATACTCTTGCATATTATCATGTCTTCCGTCACCTGAAATCATATGGCTTACTCTCTCGTCAAACATAGTATGTAGATAATGATTTTGTCTCATGCGCATTATCATGTCTTTGATCATCCGAAATTATTGCTTACTCTCTCGTCACACTTTAAACTGGATAGGTCTAGTGTGCATGTTTACCTGCAATTTTTACTGTTTGATTATTCTTTTACATCTTACCAAGCATCGATCCATTCTAAATATCGTCTTCCATTGCAGAGTGTTGATGTGTCAAGATGTGATCATGTGACTTCCCAGGGGTTAGCTTCACTGATAGATGGTCACAGTTTTCTCCAGAAGCTATATGCCGCAGATAGTTTGCATGTGAGTTGGTATTCCTAATTTTACTTGCTTTCCTGCACACATTGGCTGTACTTTTCGATAAAATGATGGCATGTTTTTGGGGGAGACTTGGCCCCCATGATGAACGAATGAATATATAATTGCTGATGATTATTGACCTTCTACTTAAATTTTGTAGGAGATTGGACAGCATTTTCTATCCAAGTTAGTAACACTGAAGGCAACCTTGACCGTGTTGAGACTTGACGGCTTTGAAGTGTCATGCTCTCTTCTTTCAGCGATTGGTGAAGGTTGTACCAACTTGGTTGAGATTGGACTAAGCAAATGCAACGGCGTTACAGATGAAGGCATCTCTTCGCTTGTAGCTTGCTGCAGCTACCTAAGGACAATTGATCTCACATGCTGCAATCTAGTCACAAACAATTCCCTTGATTCAATAGCTGACAACTGTAAGCTGCTTGAATGCCTCCGGTTGGAGTCCTGCTCTTCAATAAACGAGAAAGGACTAGAGAGAATTGCGAGCTGTTGCCCCAATCTAAAGGAGATAGATCTCACTGATTGTGGAGTGAATGACGAAGGTTTGTGATACTGCATACTGCATCTTTTTTCATCCAAGCATGTCCATGATTTGAGCATTGTCATATGAAGTTAACTCTCTTGCAGCGTTGCATCATTTGGCAAAGTGCTCTGAACTACTGATATTGAAATTAGGCCTGAGCTCAAGTATTTCGGACAAAGGCCTTGGTTTTATTAGTTCAAAGTGTGGAAAGCTCATTGAACTTGACCTCTATCGGTAATTTGATCTCCTTATTTGTTCTTTATAGGCTTCCAGGCATCTTCCATGCACAATAATAACTTGCATATTATGTTTCTATCCTAAAGCTGCAGTTCTATCACCGACGATGGGCTGGCAGCCTTAGCCAACGGCTGCAAGAAAATTAAGCTGCTGAACCTTTGTTACTGCAACAAGATAACTGATAGTGGTTTGAGCCACCTGGGCGCTCTGGAGGAGCTCACAAACCTTGAACTGAGATGCCTGGTCCGCATTACAGGCATCGGAATTTCTTCTGTTGTCATTGGCTGTAAGAGCCTGGTAGAACTTGACTTGAAGCGCTGCTATTCTGTCGATGATTCTGGCCTATGGGCTCTTGCCCGATATGCGCTAAACCTTAGACAGGTAAATGGTATGCAGAATTTAGCTTCTTCCTGTACAAGTTCTGACGAGGCAGGAATCTTATTAGTTTGTCCATATTCTGCAGCTTACCATATCATACTGCCAAGTTACTGGCCTAGGCTTGTGCCACCTGCTTAGCTCCCTGAGGTGCCTCCAGGACGTGAAGATGGTGCACCTCTCATGGGTTTCCATAGAAGGGTTCGAGATGGCTCTGAGAGCCGCTTGCGGGAGGCTGAAGAAGCTGAAGATACTCagtggtttgaagaccgtgttatCCCCTGATCTGCTCCAGCTGCTGCAAGCCTGCGGCTGCCGCATCAGATGGGTCAACAAGCCTCTTGTCTACAAGGATGCCATCTGATCTGAGCTGTACATATTGTTCATCCGTTCCCCAAGTTTGTCATGGCTGCGTAGCTATGTTAGAAAATCCACAATAACTGCATGCCTTGTCAATGCCATCCCCGAGGTGTGGTCAAAGATTATGTTTGTGTTTGAACACCTTCTCGGCGTTCAGTGATGGTGAGTAAACATGGCATCTGCTgtcgaatactccctccgtataAAATTATAAGACATTTTTCTAGGCTAGTTTAGCCTACAAAAGCATCTTACATTTTGGTACAGAGGTATTATATCGTATGTATAGTGAAGCTCTTTTGCATAATGGAGTTGTGCAAGTGGTGTACAGAGACGTAAAGAATGTAAAAGAGGGAGCCGAAAGTAGTTTGATCTTTTATGTTGTATATATACTGCCTCTCTTGGTTCTATCAGTCACTTGTTGACATATCCCATGAGGAAAAGAATATAATGCCAAATGTGAAGCATAATCGGTGAATGCTGATGTATCTTTTTAAATTTGATTTGACTGATCTCATCAATCGTCTGCTCTTGTGGTTTTAGAAAAGATATGATCCTACATTAATGTTCAGCTAAACAAGTCACAAACAGGATCGACAAAGAGAGCTGACAAAATTTAGCCATCTTGGAAGTTTAGACTAGCTCCTGAAGGTTATGAATGGTCATTTCAGCAAGATGCTCAAATAAGCGACAACCTACGACATACTGTAGACTATTTTCTCTGGGCCGGTTTATTAGCCTCCTTATATGGTTTAGTTAATTTTTGACCACAGATTTAGCTAACAAAACCAGTGAATAGATACATCTGATGTAGACaaatctaaaacaagaattttgggacggagggagtataaattatATGGCACAAAAAGAATCATCAAAAACCCATTTCAAGTACAAATCTAACAATATAATTTTTGTGGCATGTACCTTATATTTTACTAGTCAAATCTATTGCCAAAGCTTGTCTTAAAATATGAGAGGACTAATAAATCAGGATGGAAGTAGTTGTCAAGTTGAGATATCACTAGAAAaattgcccgtgcattgcaacggggaaCACGCTAGTAAAACATTGTCATGGTGTgaaaacatgcatgaaaaaaaatgaaaggattatactccctccgttccaaaaaagtgtctcaactttatactaaattTAATACAAAGTTGTACTCCCTCTTTCTCAATTTACAGGG comes from Triticum aestivum cultivar Chinese Spring chromosome 5B, IWGSC CS RefSeq v2.1, whole genome shotgun sequence and encodes:
- the LOC123110791 gene encoding F-box/LRR-repeat protein 3 isoform X2 translates to MSEEEAQRYGGGTGGGGVGALSVDLLGQVLDRVLERRDRKACRLVSRAFARAEAAHRRVLRVLRREPLPRLLRAFPALERLDLSACASLDDASLAAALAGADLGTVRQVCLARASGVGWRGLEALVAACPRLEAVDLSHCVGAGDREAAALATASGLRELNLEKCLGVTDMGLAKVAVGCPRLENLSFKWCREISDIGVDLLVKKCRELRSLNISYLKVSNESLRSISTLEKLEELAMVACSCIDDEGLELLSRGSNSLQSVDVSRCDHVTSQGLASLIDGHSFLQKLYAADSLHEIGQHFLSKLVTLKATLTVLRLDGFEVSCSLLSAIGEGCTNLVEIGLSKCNGVTDEGISSLVACCSYLRTIDLTCCNLVTNNSLDSIADNCKLLECLRLESCSSINEKGLERIASCCPNLKEIDLTDCGVNDEALHHLAKCSELLILKLGLSSSISDKGLGFISSKCGKLIELDLYRSITDDGLAALANGCKKIKLLNLCYCNKITDSGLSHLGALEELTNLELRCLVRITGIGISSVVIGCKSLVELDLKRCYSVDDSGLWALARYALNLRQLTISYCQVTGLGLCHLLSSLRCLQDVKMVHLSWVSIEGFEMALRAACGRLKKLKILSGLKTVLSPDLLQLLQACGCRIRWVNKPLVYKDAI
- the LOC123110791 gene encoding F-box/LRR-repeat protein 3 isoform X1; this translates as MSEEEAQRYGGGTGGGGVGALSVDLLGQVLDRVLERRDRKACRLVSRAFARAEAAHRRVLRVLRREPLPRLLRAFPALERLDLSACASLDDASLAAALAGADLGTVRQVCLARASGVGWRGLEALVAACPRLEAVDLSHCVGAGDREAAALATASGLRELNLEKCLGVTDMGLAKVAVGCPRLENLSFKWCREISDIGVDLLVKKCRELRSLNISYLKVSNESLRSISTLEKLEELAMVACSCIDDEGLELLSRGSNSLQSVDVSRCDHVTSQGLASLIDGHSFLQKLYAADSLHEIGQHFLSKLVTLKATLTVLRLDGFEVSCSLLSAIGEGCTNLVEIGLSKCNGVTDEGISSLVACCSYLRTIDLTCCNLVTNNSLDSIADNCKLLECLRLESCSSINEKGLERIASCCPNLKEIDLTDCGVNDEALHHLAKCSELLILKLGLSSSISDKGLGFISSKCGKLIELDLYRCSSITDDGLAALANGCKKIKLLNLCYCNKITDSGLSHLGALEELTNLELRCLVRITGIGISSVVIGCKSLVELDLKRCYSVDDSGLWALARYALNLRQLTISYCQVTGLGLCHLLSSLRCLQDVKMVHLSWVSIEGFEMALRAACGRLKKLKILSGLKTVLSPDLLQLLQACGCRIRWVNKPLVYKDAI